In the genome of Chiloscyllium plagiosum isolate BGI_BamShark_2017 chromosome 33, ASM401019v2, whole genome shotgun sequence, one region contains:
- the arl4d gene encoding ADP-ribosylation factor-like protein 4D codes for MGNQLSELTPNGTFLPPFQSLHVVVIGLDSAGKTTLLYRLKLREFVNTIPTKGFNTEKIKVLVGNSRAITFQVWDVGGQEKLRPLWKSYTRRTDGIVFVIDSSETERMEEAKAELHKISKSSENQGVPVLIFANKQDLVGALSVSEVEKSLSLNELGASTLHHIQSSSAVNGQGLQQGLERLYEMIIKRKKMIRHQKRKR; via the coding sequence ATGGGGAATCAGCTGTCTGAGCTGACACCTAACGGAACCTTCTTGCCTCCCTTCCAGTCCCTGCATGTTGTGGTGATTGGCTTGGATTCAGCTGGAAAGACCACTTTGTTGTATCGACTGAAGTTAAGGGAGTTTGTCAACACCATTCCTACAAAAGGCTTCAACACTGAAAAAATCAAAGTACTGGTTGGGAACTCCAGGGCCATCACTTTCCAGGTCTGGGATGTTGGTGGCCAGGAGAAACTGAGGCCTCTGTGGAAATCCTACACCAGACGTACCGATGGCATTGTCTTTGTGATTGACTCGTCTGAGACGGAGaggatggaggaggccaaggctgAACTTCATAAAATTTCCAAGAGCTCAGAAAATCAAGGAGTGCCAGTATTAATCTTTGCCAACAAGCAAGATCTGGTGGGGGCGCTCTCTGTATCTGAGGTGGAGAAATCCCTAAGCTTGAATGAGCTGGGTGCATCCACTCTGCACCACATTCAGAGTTCCAGTGCAGTGAACGGGCAGGGCCTGCAACAAGGTCTGGAGAGGTTGTACGAAATGATTATTAAACGGAAGAAGATGATCAGGCATCAGAAGAGAAAGAGATGA